A DNA window from Citrobacter tructae contains the following coding sequences:
- the modA gene encoding molybdate ABC transporter substrate-binding protein, which yields MARTWLRLFAGATLSLSVAGHALADEGKITVFAAASLTNAMQDIAAQYKKEKNVDVVSSFASSSTLARQIEAGAPADLFISADQKWMDYAVDKKSIDTASRKTLLGNSLVVVAPKASEQKEFAIDSKTNWTSLLNGGRLAVGDPEHVPAGIYAKEALQKLGAWDTLAPKLAPAEDVRGALALVERNEAPLGIVYGSDAVASKGVKVVATFPEDSHKKVEYPIAIVDGHKNATVSAFYDYLKGPQAAEIFKRYGFTTK from the coding sequence ATGGCACGTACATGGTTACGCTTGTTTGCAGGGGCAACACTCTCTCTTTCTGTTGCCGGACATGCATTGGCGGATGAAGGCAAAATCACAGTCTTTGCCGCGGCTTCGCTGACTAACGCGATGCAGGACATTGCTGCACAGTATAAAAAAGAGAAGAACGTGGATGTTGTCTCCTCTTTTGCTTCTTCTTCTACGCTGGCGCGCCAGATTGAAGCGGGCGCACCCGCCGATCTGTTTATTTCTGCCGATCAGAAATGGATGGATTATGCGGTAGACAAAAAATCTATCGATACCGCATCGCGTAAAACACTGCTCGGTAACAGCTTGGTAGTTGTGGCACCGAAAGCGAGCGAGCAGAAAGAGTTTGCCATCGACAGTAAAACCAACTGGACCAGTCTGTTGAACGGCGGGCGTCTGGCTGTCGGCGACCCGGAACATGTTCCGGCGGGCATTTATGCCAAAGAAGCGCTGCAAAAATTGGGTGCATGGGATACCCTGGCGCCGAAACTGGCTCCTGCTGAAGACGTACGCGGTGCTCTGGCGTTGGTAGAACGCAATGAGGCGCCGCTGGGGATCGTCTATGGTTCCGATGCTGTAGCCAGCAAAGGTGTTAAAGTTGTCGCGACTTTCCCGGAAGATTCACACAAAAAAGTGGAATACCCTATCGCGATTGTTGATGGGCACAAAAACGCAACGGTCAGCGCGTTCTATGATTACCTGAAAGGACCGCAGGCTGCTGAAATCTTTAAACGTTATGGATTTACGACCAAGTAA
- a CDS encoding AcrZ family multidrug efflux pump-associated protein: protein MLELLKSLVFAVIMVPVVMAIILGLIYGLGEVFNIFSGIGQKDQSKQNH from the coding sequence ATGTTAGAGTTATTGAAAAGTCTGGTATTCGCCGTAATCATGGTTCCTGTGGTAATGGCCATCATTCTGGGGCTGATTTACGGACTGGGTGAAGTGTTCAACATTTTCTCCGGTATCGGTCAGAAAGATCAGTCCAAACAGAATCATTGA
- the modE gene encoding molybdenum-dependent transcriptional regulator, which yields MQAEILLTLKLQQKLFADPRRISLLKHIALSGSISQGAKDAGISYKSAWDAINEMNQLSEQTLVERATGGKGGGGAVLTRYGQRLIQLYDLLAQIQQKAFDVLSDDDALPLNSLLAAISRFSLQTSARNQWFGTITARDHSQVQQHVDVLLADGETRLKVALTAQSGERLGLDEGKEVLVLLKAPWVGITQDDAIAQAADNQLQGTVSHIERGVEQSEVLMALPDGQTLCATVPSDDAATLQEGANVTAYFNADRVIIATLC from the coding sequence ATGCAGGCCGAAATCCTTCTTACCCTGAAACTTCAGCAAAAGCTATTTGCCGATCCCCGCCGCATTTCGCTACTTAAGCACATTGCGCTTTCCGGCTCTATCAGTCAGGGCGCGAAGGATGCGGGTATCAGTTATAAAAGCGCCTGGGACGCCATTAACGAGATGAACCAGCTCAGTGAGCAGACGCTGGTAGAACGAGCCACCGGCGGTAAAGGTGGCGGCGGTGCGGTATTAACCCGCTACGGCCAACGCCTGATCCAACTTTATGATTTACTCGCACAAATTCAACAGAAAGCGTTCGATGTCCTGAGCGACGATGACGCACTGCCGCTGAATAGTTTGCTGGCGGCCATCTCCCGTTTTTCACTGCAAACCAGCGCCCGTAACCAATGGTTTGGCACCATTACCGCACGCGACCACTCCCAGGTTCAGCAGCATGTCGATGTCCTGCTGGCCGATGGTGAAACACGACTGAAAGTCGCGCTGACGGCACAAAGCGGCGAACGTCTGGGACTGGATGAAGGTAAAGAAGTGCTTGTCCTGTTGAAAGCACCGTGGGTGGGGATCACCCAGGACGACGCTATCGCCCAGGCGGCCGATAACCAACTGCAAGGTACCGTCAGCCATATTGAGCGTGGCGTTGAACAGAGTGAAGTGTTAATGGCGCTGCCGGATGGCCAAACGCTGTGCGCCACGGTTCCGTCTGACGACGCTGCGACGTTACAAGAAGGCGCTAACGTCACCGCTTATTTCAACGCCGATAGAGTGATTATCGCCACGTTATGTTGA
- the modF gene encoding molybdate ABC transporter ATP-binding protein ModF, whose amino-acid sequence MSSLQISQGTFRLSDTKTLQLNTLTLNAGDSWAFVGSNGSGKSALARALAGELTQLKGERHCQFTRITRLSFEQLQQLVSDEWQRNNTDLLSPGEDDTGRTTAEIIKDEVNDPIRCAALAQQFGIAHLLDRRFKYLSTGETRKTLLCQALMSEPELLILDEPFDGLDVVSRRQLADLLATLNRSGFTLVLVLNRFDEIPEFVQFAGVLADCTLTETGEKAGLLHQALIAQLAHSEQLAGIQLPEPDEPSVRRTLSDNEPRIVLNDGVVSYNDRPILHRLSWQVSPGEHWQIVGPNGAGKSTLLSLITGDHPQGYSNELTLFGRRRGSGETIWDIKKHIGYVSSNLHLDYRVSTTVRNVILSGYFDSIGIYQAVSDRQRKLVQQWLDILGIDKRTADAPFHSLSWGQQRLALIVRALVKHPTLLILDEPLQGLDPLNRQLIRRFVDVLIGEGDTQLLFVSHHAEDAPTCITHRLEFVPDGDIYAYRQTSLR is encoded by the coding sequence ATGTCATCGTTGCAAATTTCGCAAGGCACGTTTCGTCTGAGCGATACAAAAACGCTTCAGTTGAATACGTTAACGTTGAACGCGGGGGATAGCTGGGCGTTTGTCGGTTCTAACGGCAGTGGGAAATCCGCGTTAGCGCGTGCACTGGCGGGTGAATTGACGCAGTTAAAAGGCGAGCGCCACTGTCAGTTCACGCGTATCACCCGACTCTCCTTTGAGCAGCTGCAACAGCTGGTCAGCGACGAATGGCAGCGTAACAACACCGATCTCCTCAGTCCCGGTGAAGATGACACCGGACGCACTACAGCAGAAATTATTAAGGATGAGGTCAACGATCCCATCCGTTGTGCCGCACTGGCGCAGCAGTTTGGCATTGCTCATCTACTCGACAGACGTTTCAAATATCTTTCTACCGGTGAAACGCGTAAAACCTTGCTCTGTCAGGCGCTGATGTCTGAACCGGAATTGCTGATCCTTGATGAGCCGTTTGATGGACTGGACGTTGTATCACGTCGTCAGTTAGCGGATTTGCTCGCCACGTTGAATCGGTCGGGTTTTACGCTGGTGCTGGTTCTCAACCGCTTTGATGAAATTCCTGAATTTGTGCAGTTTGCCGGTGTACTCGCGGATTGCACCTTGACTGAAACCGGTGAAAAAGCGGGTTTACTGCACCAGGCGTTGATAGCGCAACTCGCGCATAGCGAGCAGCTTGCGGGCATTCAGTTACCCGAACCCGATGAACCATCGGTACGCCGCACATTGTCTGATAACGAGCCGCGTATTGTGCTCAACGATGGTGTCGTCTCGTATAACGATCGCCCCATTCTGCATCGCCTGAGCTGGCAAGTTAGCCCTGGCGAACACTGGCAAATTGTCGGTCCAAATGGCGCGGGGAAATCCACCCTACTCAGTTTAATCACCGGCGATCATCCACAGGGCTACAGTAACGAACTGACGCTGTTTGGTCGCCGTCGCGGCAGCGGTGAAACAATCTGGGATATTAAGAAACACATTGGCTATGTCAGCAGCAACCTGCATCTGGATTACCGCGTGAGTACCACAGTACGCAACGTGATCCTCTCTGGCTACTTTGATTCAATCGGTATCTATCAGGCAGTTTCTGACCGACAACGCAAGCTGGTACAGCAGTGGCTGGACATTCTGGGCATCGATAAACGCACCGCCGACGCGCCGTTCCACAGTCTTTCCTGGGGCCAGCAGCGGCTGGCACTGATTGTTCGCGCGCTGGTTAAGCACCCTACTTTATTGATCCTCGACGAACCCTTGCAAGGGTTGGATCCGCTCAATCGCCAGCTGATCCGCCGCTTTGTTGATGTGCTAATTGGCGAAGGTGACACTCAATTACTTTTCGTTTCTCACCACGCCGAAGATGCACCAACCTGTATAACTCATCGGCTGGAGTTTGTGCCTGACGGCGATATTTACGCCTATCGACAGACATCCCTGCGCTAA
- the galE gene encoding UDP-glucose 4-epimerase GalE — MRVLVTGGSGYIGSHTCVQLLKNGHDVVILDNLCNSKRSVLPVIERLGTKHPTFVEGDIRNEALITEILHDHAIDTVIHFAGLKAVGESVAKPLEYYDNNVNGTLRLVNAMRAANVKNFIFSSSATVYGDQPQIPYVESFPTGTPQSPYGKSKLMVEQILTDLQKAQPEWSIALLRYFNPVGAHPSGDMGEDPQGIPNNLMPYIAQVAVGRRESLAVFGNDYPTEDGTGVRDYIHVMDLADGHVVAMEKLAGIQGVHIYNLGAGVGSSVLDVVNAFSKACGKPINYHFAPRREGDLPAYWADASKADRELNWRVTRTLDEMAQDTWHWQSRHPQGYSD; from the coding sequence ATGAGAGTATTGGTTACAGGTGGTAGCGGTTACATAGGAAGCCACACGTGTGTGCAATTGCTGAAAAACGGTCACGACGTGGTGATCCTTGATAACCTCTGCAACAGTAAGCGCAGCGTACTTCCCGTTATCGAGCGTTTAGGTACAAAACATCCGACCTTCGTTGAAGGGGATATCCGCAACGAAGCGCTGATCACCGAAATTCTCCACGATCACGCCATTGATACGGTCATTCACTTTGCCGGTCTGAAGGCCGTGGGTGAATCGGTTGCCAAGCCGCTGGAATACTACGACAACAACGTCAACGGTACTCTACGTCTGGTAAACGCGATGCGCGCCGCCAATGTTAAAAACTTCATTTTTAGCTCCTCCGCGACCGTTTATGGCGATCAGCCGCAAATTCCTTACGTTGAAAGCTTCCCTACCGGAACACCACAAAGCCCATACGGCAAAAGCAAACTGATGGTCGAGCAGATCCTGACCGATCTGCAAAAAGCCCAGCCAGAGTGGAGCATCGCCCTGCTGCGCTACTTCAACCCGGTTGGCGCACATCCGTCAGGTGATATGGGTGAAGATCCGCAAGGCATTCCCAACAATCTGATGCCTTATATTGCTCAGGTTGCCGTTGGCCGCCGCGAGTCACTTGCCGTATTTGGCAACGACTACCCTACCGAAGATGGCACCGGCGTTCGCGATTACATCCACGTGATGGATCTCGCCGACGGGCACGTTGTCGCCATGGAAAAACTGGCAGGTATTCAGGGTGTGCATATTTATAACCTCGGTGCGGGTGTCGGCAGCAGCGTACTGGACGTGGTCAACGCCTTCAGCAAAGCCTGCGGTAAACCTATTAACTACCATTTTGCCCCGCGCCGAGAAGGCGATCTCCCGGCCTACTGGGCAGATGCCAGCAAAGCCGATCGCGAACTGAACTGGCGCGTAACCCGTACACTGGACGAAATGGCGCAAGACACTTGGCACTGGCAGTCACGCCATCCGCAGGGATATTCGGATTAA